One stretch of Halichoerus grypus chromosome 10, mHalGry1.hap1.1, whole genome shotgun sequence DNA includes these proteins:
- the CIMIP5 gene encoding ciliary microtubule inner protein 5: MGSHPTPGFRRSTSAGYQLPSTRLSALDSSTARAGPVVGRGLAGNRQTPQAPEAEHLALGTNGVQQDQLWRELLEAERRGQQRWAQHWSFLKDYDPLGNQKEPVQLPESVPLFSDTVPNSTNQVVGSRVGTPLGQTLIGMDFFFVDGVRKKKLEAELQPV, encoded by the exons atggggagccaccccacccctgggtTCCGGAGAAGCACATCAGCTGGGTACCAGCTGCCCTCAACCAGGCTGTCAGCCTTAGACTCCTCCACGGCCCGGGCTGGCCCTGTGGTGGGCAGGGGTCTCGCCGGCAATCGCCAAACCCCCCAGGCCCCAGAAGCAGAGCACTTGGCCCTGGGAACTAATGGTGTGCAGCAGGACCAGCTGTGGAGGGAGCTCTTGGAGGCCGAGAGGAGGGGCCAACAGCGCTG GGCTCAGCACTGGAGTTTCCTGAAAGACTATGACCCCCTG GGCAACCAGAAGGAGCCTGTGCAGTTGCCAGAGTCCGTTCCTCTCTTCTCCGACACGGTCCCCAACTCCACGAACCAGGTGGTGGGCAGCAGGGTGGGCACGCCCCTGGGGCAAACCCTCATCGGCATGGACTTCTTCTTTGTGGACGGCGTCCGGAAGAAGAAGCTGGAAGCCGAGCTGCAGCCCGTGTAG